The Plasmodium berghei ANKA genome assembly, chromosome: 8 genome has a segment encoding these proteins:
- a CDS encoding ubiquitin fusion degradation protein 1, putative: MFKLVLKLLLAFLLTISVFLDTKYVDKNKLSYTLTNSSNFYKSKPYSNILTKIKNYTFKAIYKTKLLTYVNDINNLNLGKEKNEFYLIALPLSDKFNPFSGTFCHDNIQYSDKASLPIFIYDILLNKHIEVPWNFVIEKVDIKKNEIYNKITMPEINMPNNYKNINKVDRIFINVLDFKAKKNFLFLPNYIMKSLQLNCFDVVKLKFVKLETATSIILQPHDKKFFQLNEPKKILEEKLRYYSSLTKNSTICIFHNNFNYYFDVVKIDSEKKKDVEVASIQDSDVIFDFVKEKYP, encoded by the exons ATGTTTAAACTTGTTTTAAAACTTCTTTTGGCGTTTTTATTAACTATaa GTGTTTTTCTGGACACAAAGTAtgttgataaaaataagctTTCTTATACCCTAACAAATAGTAGTAACTTCTATAAATCTAAACcatattcaaatatattaacaaaaataaaaaattatacatttaAAGCTATTTACAAGACAAAG CTATTAACCTATGtgaatgatataaataacttAAATTTGGGAAAAgagaaaaatgaattttatttaattgcACTTCCCTTAAGTGATAAATTTAATCCATTTTCTG GAACATTTTGCCATGACAATATTCAATATAGCGACAAAGCATCCTTGccaatatttatatatgacata TTGTTAAACAAACATATTGAAGTCCCTTGGAATTTTGTGATAGAAAAAGTtgacataaaaaaaaatgaaatttataataaaatcaCAATGccagaaataaatatgcccaataattataaaaatattaata agGTGGATAGAATATTTATCAATGTACTAGACTTTAaagctaaaaaaaatttcctATTTCTcccaaattatataatgaagTCATTACAATTAAA CTGTTTTGATGTAGTTAAActtaaatttgttaaacTTGAAACAGCTACTAGTATCATTCTACAACCCCATGATAAAAAGTTTTTTCAACTAAATGAGCCAAAG AAAATTTTGGAAGAAAAACTTAGATATTATTCATCTTTAACTAAGAACAGCacaatatgcatatttcataataattttaattattattttgatgtTGTTAAAATAGATTCAg aaaaaaaaaaggatgTCGAAGTAGCATCAATTCAAGACTCTGATGTTATTTTCGATTTTGTCAAAGAAAAATAtccataa
- a CDS encoding methyltransferase, putative: MASELHELSYWEKVYTNEKDNYKELNIELEEWFEENCDKIINWINNNFKENKNISILDIGSGNGLFLHKLYKKGFGNLYGFDFSKTAIDLARSFFEDNNMNNIYLQVLDICDIRLKLNSTSSKLARTYDLLNDKGTFDIFFMNNKQNEYFRQVSFFFTENTLFSITSCNCCKEELIEIVNLFNKNSSKIQLSVIDEIFYETITFGGKTGQTITTLIFKCS, encoded by the coding sequence atggcGTCTGAATTACATGAATTAAGCTACTGGGAAAAAGTATACACAAATGAAAAGGATAACTACAAGgaattaaatatagaatTGGAAGAATGGTTTGAAGAAAATtgtgataaaataattaattggattaataataattttaaagaaaataaaaatatatctatacTTGATATAGGGTCAGGTAATGGActatttttacataaattatataaaaaagggTTTGGGAATTTATATGGATTTGATTTTTCAAAAACAGCCATTGATTTAGCTAGATCGTTTTTTGAAGATAATAAcatgaataatatttatctaCAGGTTTTAGATATATGTGATATTAGATTGAAATTAAATTCAACTAGCTCAAAATTAGCAAGAACATATGATctattaaatgataaaggaacatttgatatattttttatgaacaataaacaaaatgaatattttcgACAAgtctcttttttttttacagaAAATACACTTTTTTCAATAACCTCATGTAATTGCTGTAAAGAAGAGTTAATAGAAAttgttaatttatttaataaaaatagctCGAAAATTCAATTATCTGTTATTGATGAAATTTTCTATGAAACCATAACATTTGGGGGAAAAACTGGCCAAACAATTACTactttaatatttaaatgttCATAg